From the genome of Cellvibrio japonicus Ueda107, one region includes:
- the cas2 gene encoding CRISPR-associated endonuclease Cas2, with protein sequence MLVLITYDVSVTSPGGSRRLRNIAKTCLDYGVRVQNSVFECEVDPAQFVNLKNSLVETFDPNEDSLRFYFLGKKGHQKIEHIGTKFVQDPLRTPLIL encoded by the coding sequence GTGCTGGTATTAATAACCTACGATGTGAGTGTAACCTCTCCAGGAGGTAGTCGCCGCCTGCGTAATATTGCGAAAACATGCCTGGATTACGGTGTTAGGGTTCAGAATTCTGTTTTTGAATGCGAAGTTGATCCAGCTCAGTTCGTCAACTTAAAAAATAGTCTTGTGGAAACTTTTGACCCTAACGAAGATAGTCTACGGTTTTATTTCCTAGGAAAAAAGGGACATCAAAAGATAGAACATATTGGTACGAAATTTGTACAAGACCCTCTCCGCACCCCTCTTATTCTTTAG
- the cas7c gene encoding type I-C CRISPR-associated protein Cas7/Csd2: MSSLSKKIDFAIIFSVKNANPNGDPLNGNRPRTDYDGFGEVTDVCLKRKTRDRLQDAGEAIFVQSDEKKTDEYPSLRARAEGVLGKDVLNAKKTKPEAAAKKACETWFDVRAFGQLFAFKSEEKDGVSIPIRGPVSIHSAFSIEPISITSTQITKSVSGDGDGSKKSSDTMGMKHRVDSAIYVAYGAMSPQLAEKTGFNDADAETIKAILPKLFEGDASSARPEGSMAVEKVIWWKHDSKSGQHSSAKVHRSLTVNPDGSFFLADLDGLKPEIIDGF, translated from the coding sequence ATGAGTTCGTTGAGCAAAAAAATTGATTTCGCCATTATTTTTTCCGTGAAAAATGCAAATCCCAATGGTGATCCGTTGAATGGGAATCGGCCACGTACAGATTATGATGGTTTTGGTGAAGTTACAGATGTGTGTTTGAAACGTAAAACAAGGGATCGTTTACAAGACGCGGGTGAGGCTATTTTTGTCCAGTCTGATGAGAAGAAAACTGATGAATACCCCAGTCTTCGCGCTCGAGCTGAAGGTGTGTTAGGTAAAGATGTTTTGAACGCAAAAAAAACAAAACCAGAAGCCGCTGCAAAAAAAGCTTGTGAAACTTGGTTCGATGTTCGTGCTTTTGGTCAGCTATTTGCTTTTAAAAGTGAAGAAAAGGATGGAGTATCTATTCCTATTCGTGGGCCAGTGAGTATTCATTCAGCTTTCAGTATTGAACCAATAAGTATTACCAGTACGCAAATTACCAAGAGTGTTAGTGGTGATGGTGATGGCAGCAAAAAAAGCTCCGATACCATGGGTATGAAACACAGGGTTGATAGTGCTATTTACGTTGCTTATGGTGCAATGTCGCCGCAGTTGGCAGAAAAAACCGGTTTTAATGATGCGGATGCTGAAACCATAAAAGCCATACTACCAAAGTTATTTGAAGGTGATGCATCTTCTGCGAGACCAGAAGGTTCTATGGCGGTGGAGAAGGTGATTTGGTGGAAACATGATTCCAAATCGGGCCAGCACTCATCGGCGAAAGTGCATCGTTCATTGACCGTTAATCCTGATGGAAGTTTTTTTCTTGCTGATCTTGATGGTCTTAAGCCTGAAATAATTGATGGATTTTAA
- the metE gene encoding 5-methyltetrahydropteroyltriglutamate--homocysteine S-methyltransferase, which translates to MNQTLTTHNLGFPRIGADRELKKALEAYWRGDITQAQLEQTGRKLRQTHWQWQADAGLSLIPTGDFAWYDQVLTLSATLGNIPLRHRSLSHHKGTADHGHSHQESGCCNHTGTEVSEFASEPCQDIDLDTLFRVARGRAPSGQATTASDMTKWFDTNYHYLVPEFHAGQQFQLSWTQIIDDTREAIALGYKAKPVILGPLSYLWLGREKHSGFDRLDLLDSLIPAYQQLLTALADTGATWVQIDEPILVLDLPGPWQRAFEEAYNRLQQRQLNILLATYFGALGDNLTTAINLPVAGLHIDAVRAPEQLLPVIDRLPAHKILSVGVVDGRNIWRNDLAKSLSLLKPAQERLGQRLWIAPSCSLLHSPVNLERETQLPADLKSWLAFARQKLDEVAVLETLLSRPFDSIAQQALAHSNAIAECRAQSPKTHNPEVRARLNAITEALWNRQSPFAQRIAKQQALLQLPLFPTTTIGSFPQTDDIRKTRSEFKQGQINSAEYENRIRQEIADCIAKQEAIGLDVLVHGEAERNDMVEYFGEQLDGYTFTQHGWVQSYGSRCVKPPIIYGDVARPAPITLSWARYAQSLSNKPVKGMLTGPITMLFWSFVRDDQPRSTTALQIALALRDEVVDLEAAGIQVIQIDEPAIREGLPLRDKDRRAYLDWAVKAFRITASGVQDETQIHTHMCYSEFNDIIQAIAALDADVITIETSRSDGELLQAFEQFNYPNDIGPGVYDIHSPNVPDVNSMVQLIKRAARQLPTERLWVNPDCGLKTRRWPETEAALVNMVKAARELREEFVREQERDRVIAAN; encoded by the coding sequence ATGAACCAGACACTGACAACCCACAACCTCGGCTTCCCACGCATTGGCGCCGACCGCGAACTGAAAAAAGCCCTGGAAGCCTATTGGCGCGGCGATATCACCCAGGCACAACTTGAACAAACCGGGCGCAAACTGCGCCAAACCCACTGGCAATGGCAAGCCGATGCCGGTTTAAGCCTTATCCCCACAGGGGATTTTGCCTGGTATGACCAGGTACTCACCCTGTCAGCCACCCTGGGCAACATCCCCCTGCGCCATCGCTCCCTAAGCCACCATAAGGGTACTGCGGACCACGGGCATTCCCATCAGGAATCCGGTTGCTGTAACCACACCGGCACCGAGGTCAGTGAATTTGCCAGCGAACCCTGCCAGGACATAGACCTTGATACGCTGTTTCGCGTTGCCCGCGGCCGTGCGCCCAGCGGCCAGGCCACCACCGCCTCCGACATGACCAAGTGGTTCGATACCAACTATCACTACCTGGTACCCGAATTCCACGCCGGCCAACAGTTCCAACTGAGCTGGACACAAATCATCGACGACACCCGCGAGGCCATCGCCCTCGGCTACAAGGCCAAGCCGGTCATCCTCGGCCCGCTCAGCTATCTCTGGTTGGGCAGGGAAAAACACAGCGGTTTTGATCGCCTCGACCTGCTCGACAGCCTCATACCCGCCTACCAGCAATTGCTCACCGCCCTGGCCGACACCGGTGCCACCTGGGTACAAATCGACGAACCCATCCTGGTACTCGACTTGCCAGGGCCCTGGCAGCGCGCTTTTGAGGAGGCCTACAACCGCCTGCAACAGCGCCAGCTGAATATCCTGCTCGCCACCTATTTCGGTGCCCTGGGCGATAACCTCACCACTGCCATCAACTTGCCGGTTGCAGGCCTGCACATAGACGCCGTGCGTGCACCCGAACAACTGCTGCCGGTTATCGATCGCCTGCCCGCACACAAAATCCTGTCTGTCGGTGTGGTCGATGGACGCAATATCTGGCGCAACGACCTGGCCAAGTCCCTCAGCCTGTTAAAGCCTGCGCAAGAGCGCCTGGGACAGCGCCTGTGGATTGCCCCCTCCTGTTCGCTGCTGCACTCGCCAGTCAACCTGGAGCGCGAAACCCAATTGCCTGCCGACCTTAAAAGCTGGCTCGCCTTTGCACGCCAGAAGCTGGATGAAGTCGCGGTACTGGAAACCCTGCTCTCCCGCCCCTTCGATTCTATTGCGCAGCAAGCACTGGCCCATAGCAACGCCATTGCCGAATGCCGCGCACAATCGCCCAAAACCCACAACCCGGAAGTGCGTGCCCGCCTCAATGCGATCACCGAAGCGCTGTGGAATCGCCAATCGCCGTTTGCACAGCGCATTGCCAAACAGCAGGCGCTACTGCAATTGCCATTATTCCCCACCACCACTATTGGCTCCTTCCCACAAACTGACGACATTCGCAAAACCCGCAGCGAATTCAAGCAAGGCCAAATCAACAGCGCAGAATATGAAAACCGTATTCGCCAGGAAATTGCCGACTGTATTGCCAAACAGGAAGCGATTGGCCTGGATGTGTTGGTACACGGCGAAGCAGAACGCAATGACATGGTGGAATATTTTGGCGAGCAATTGGATGGTTACACCTTCACCCAACATGGTTGGGTACAAAGCTACGGTTCACGCTGTGTAAAACCGCCCATTATTTATGGCGACGTCGCCCGCCCTGCCCCCATCACCCTCAGTTGGGCGCGCTACGCACAATCGCTCAGCAACAAGCCGGTCAAAGGCATGCTCACTGGTCCCATCACCATGCTCTTCTGGTCTTTCGTGCGCGACGATCAACCGCGCTCCACCACCGCCTTGCAAATTGCCCTGGCACTGCGCGATGAAGTGGTGGACCTGGAAGCTGCCGGTATCCAGGTGATCCAAATCGACGAACCCGCGATTCGCGAGGGTCTGCCGCTGCGCGACAAAGATCGCCGCGCCTATCTCGATTGGGCCGTCAAAGCATTCCGCATCACCGCCAGCGGCGTACAGGATGAAACCCAAATCCATACCCACATGTGCTACTCGGAATTCAACGATATTATCCAGGCCATAGCCGCCCTGGACGCCGATGTCATCACCATCGAAACCTCGCGCTCCGACGGCGAACTGCTGCAAGCTTTCGAACAATTCAACTACCCCAACGACATAGGCCCAGGCGTATACGACATCCACTCACCCAACGTCCCCGACGTCAACAGCATGGTGCAACTCATCAAACGCGCCGCGCGCCAGCTCCCCACAGAACGCCTCTGGGTAAACCCCGACTGCGGCCTAAAAACCCGCCGCTGGCCAGAAACAGAAGCTGCGCTGGTGAATATGGTGAAAGCAGCCAGGGAATTGCGGGAGGAGTTTGTAAGAGAGCAGGAGAGGGATAGGGTAATAGCTGCCAATTAA
- a CDS encoding LysR family transcriptional regulator translates to MIEIRHLKTLIALRETGSLVEAAERVFLTQSALSHQIKELETRLECELFVRKSRPLRFTEAGKRLLQLADEVMTRVTDTERDIKKLTHGEAGRLYMAIECHSCFNWLMPTIELYRNQWPGIELDFSGGFTFEPLPALALGDIDLVITSDPQPIRHVEYVPLFGYEMQIALANHHRLCTRDFLRPEDLRDQTLITYPVERNRLDVFKQFLNPAGVEPLAVRTSELTLMMVQLVASGRGVCALPNWVLAEYVEQGLISVRPAGVEGVHAKLYAAVREEQLHSPYVQDFLTLARAHCLKNLRGVTRITE, encoded by the coding sequence ATGATAGAGATTCGCCATTTAAAGACGCTGATTGCCCTGCGTGAAACCGGCAGCCTGGTCGAGGCTGCCGAGCGGGTGTTTCTGACCCAGTCGGCTTTATCTCACCAGATTAAGGAATTGGAGACGCGCCTGGAGTGCGAGCTGTTTGTGCGCAAAAGCCGCCCCTTGCGTTTTACTGAGGCGGGCAAACGTTTGCTGCAGCTGGCTGATGAGGTGATGACCAGGGTAACCGACACCGAGCGCGATATTAAAAAACTGACCCACGGTGAAGCAGGGCGCTTGTATATGGCGATTGAGTGCCATAGCTGCTTTAACTGGCTGATGCCGACAATTGAGTTGTATCGCAACCAGTGGCCGGGTATCGAACTGGATTTTTCCGGGGGATTTACCTTTGAGCCACTGCCTGCACTGGCGTTAGGGGATATTGACCTGGTGATTACCTCCGATCCGCAACCGATTCGGCATGTGGAATATGTGCCGCTGTTTGGTTATGAGATGCAGATTGCACTCGCTAACCACCACAGGTTGTGCACCAGGGATTTTTTACGGCCTGAGGATTTGCGCGATCAAACACTGATTACCTATCCGGTAGAGCGCAATCGCCTGGATGTATTTAAGCAGTTTTTGAACCCTGCCGGTGTTGAACCCCTGGCGGTGCGCACCTCGGAATTGACCTTGATGATGGTGCAGCTGGTGGCCAGTGGTCGCGGTGTATGCGCTTTGCCTAACTGGGTATTGGCGGAATATGTGGAGCAAGGCTTGATCAGCGTGCGCCCGGCAGGTGTCGAGGGGGTTCATGCAAAACTCTATGCCGCTGTGCGCGAAGAGCAGCTGCACAGTCCTTATGTGCAGGATTTTTTAACCCTGGCGCGCGCCCATTGTTTGAAAAACCTGCGCGGCGTTACACGTATTACTGAATAG
- the cas4 gene encoding CRISPR-associated protein Cas4 — protein sequence MDFKLDDSRQVPLSALQHYAYCPRQCALIHNEQVWAENYHTAEGQILHQRVDSGVPETRKGIRYERGVSVSAEQLWLTGKLDLVEIDLVTGEQKPVEYKRGKPKVEDWDRIQLCAQALCLEEMRNIQVLEGAIWYWEVRRREIVSIDESLRDVTLAAIKSVQILLSTGVTPLPIDDKKRCKGCSLIDLCEPDKFRRDKSSSYVNGIFSE from the coding sequence ATGGATTTTAAATTGGACGACTCCCGCCAAGTCCCACTCTCCGCCCTCCAACACTACGCATACTGCCCCAGGCAGTGTGCGTTAATTCATAACGAACAAGTATGGGCAGAAAATTATCACACTGCTGAAGGGCAGATTTTGCATCAGCGTGTGGATAGTGGTGTGCCGGAAACACGTAAAGGAATTCGTTATGAGCGTGGCGTGTCGGTAAGTGCTGAGCAATTATGGCTGACAGGAAAGTTGGATTTAGTGGAAATTGACTTGGTGACAGGCGAGCAAAAGCCGGTTGAGTACAAGCGCGGCAAGCCAAAAGTTGAAGATTGGGATCGTATTCAGTTGTGTGCCCAGGCGCTATGTTTAGAGGAAATGCGTAATATTCAGGTATTGGAAGGTGCAATATGGTACTGGGAGGTTCGTCGTCGGGAAATAGTGTCGATTGATGAATCGTTAAGAGATGTCACCTTGGCCGCAATTAAGAGTGTCCAGATATTATTATCTACAGGTGTTACACCCTTACCGATTGATGACAAAAAACGCTGTAAGGGATGTTCTTTAATTGATTTATGTGAACCAGACAAGTTTCGTCGCGATAAATCATCGTCTTATGTTAATGGGATTTTCTCAGAATGA
- the cas1c gene encoding type I-C CRISPR-associated endonuclease Cas1c — protein MKKMLNTLYITRQESYLHKERETIVVKQGDDKLGQFPSLSVGNILCFGRVSVSPFLMGYCAEQGIGLAFYTEYGRFLARVQGKQTGNVLLRRTQYRWADNPEKSVGIARLMVAAKVANGRSVLQREIRNHGENPLLAQAIDRLAISLRNVKQACSTEECMGIEGEAAATYFAVFNELLRGSGFLFGGRIRRPPTDPVNALLSFVYSLVTQECISALQGVGLDPYVGFLHRDRPGRASLALDLLEEFRSSWADRFVLTLINRRQVQLSDFITESSGAVRLRDDARKALLVAYQERKQSEVTHPYLEELVPVGLLPHCQAMLLARHLRGDTEFYTPYLVK, from the coding sequence ATGAAGAAAATGCTCAATACACTCTATATCACTCGACAGGAGTCTTATCTACACAAGGAGCGAGAGACTATAGTTGTTAAACAGGGGGATGATAAATTAGGCCAATTCCCGTCCCTAAGTGTTGGCAATATATTGTGTTTTGGTCGGGTTTCTGTATCGCCTTTTTTAATGGGTTATTGTGCAGAGCAGGGTATTGGCCTGGCTTTCTATACTGAGTATGGTCGATTTCTTGCCCGTGTTCAGGGCAAACAAACAGGTAATGTATTACTCAGGCGTACGCAATATCGATGGGCTGATAATCCGGAGAAGTCTGTTGGTATAGCCCGCTTAATGGTAGCTGCCAAGGTAGCTAATGGTCGTTCTGTGCTACAGCGTGAAATTCGTAACCACGGTGAAAATCCCTTATTAGCCCAAGCCATTGATCGATTGGCTATCAGTTTACGCAATGTGAAACAGGCGTGTTCAACAGAAGAGTGTATGGGAATAGAGGGTGAGGCGGCAGCTACTTATTTTGCCGTGTTTAATGAATTACTTCGTGGATCAGGATTTCTTTTTGGTGGCAGGATTCGTCGTCCACCTACTGATCCCGTTAATGCATTATTGTCTTTTGTTTATTCACTGGTTACTCAGGAATGTATTTCGGCACTGCAAGGTGTTGGGTTAGATCCTTACGTGGGTTTTTTGCATAGAGATAGGCCCGGCCGTGCCAGTTTAGCCTTGGATCTGTTAGAAGAATTTCGCTCTTCTTGGGCTGATCGTTTTGTATTAACACTAATCAACCGTCGACAGGTTCAATTAAGTGACTTTATAACAGAGTCCAGTGGAGCAGTGCGGCTAAGGGATGATGCAAGAAAAGCATTACTGGTTGCCTACCAGGAACGCAAGCAATCAGAGGTAACACATCCTTATCTTGAAGAGTTAGTGCCTGTAGGGTTGTTGCCTCATTGTCAAGCAATGCTTTTGGCGCGTCATCTTCGTGGTGACACAGAGTTTTATACTCCATACCTCGTAAAATAG
- a CDS encoding EAL domain-containing protein: MLHLPTFSSTPLHVLVVDDDDVDREKILRLLKQTPLDCDIQECSSGHAALELIRQHPFQCAILDYQLSDTLGSELIEAIQHYNPQPVPIIMVSGYSDECLIANLMREGIFDYLPKRNLHAAQLQRAMECGLAWAEEEHHASEQRQRFIELTEGLPHLIWTCLPDGRCDFLNQRWCEYTGQSQEQQLGYGWLEQVHPEDRAPLLKAWADCVNSGTPLSIKFRIGRYDGEYRWFDTRATPLLDDKGNLIRWLGSNTDINDVETMRLALANSERRFHAAFDYAPLGMALVSLDGQILQSNAAFNQLVMATAQSGDHASWTMESFSHRKDELHEQEYLRALQQDERPVAHFEKRLFNHQGQAIDTQVSVALINTDHQQPCYLYQFQDISERKRYEEELLKLAHYDTLTGLGNRRKLLSEMEFLIQKSHRASAPFALLFGDLDHFKHINDNLGHEAGDLLLRRIARRLQKGLRRGDNVYRLGGDEFVVLLQDVNRFEAVITVAEKLIQLIKRPIRLNNHAVHAGMSFGIALYPTDGDTPQTLLRNADSALYEAKTKGRGSHQLYRKELTDYVHNRLMLDADIRKAIHNQEFELYYQPVVNLNNHHVEYLEALIRWHHPVRGLVSPGDFIPYAQENGLINRIGEWVINDVCRQAEDWHTKGITLPIAINISARQFNQHNLGQLIQHALAEHHLQGQQLILEITEQLFMENAQDNIRQIEELKAMGLRISLDDFGVGYSSLSYVMRFAPHYLKIDRALIEQIDQAKVPQDTSEYKQQQRMLQAIIDLQKIIPMTIIAEGLETEAQQHFLIECGCGMAQGYLYSHPLPARDVPGLLQQLDKQTIQ, translated from the coding sequence ATGCTGCACCTCCCCACCTTCAGCAGCACCCCACTGCATGTATTAGTAGTCGATGATGACGATGTAGATCGTGAAAAAATCCTGCGCCTGCTAAAACAGACACCGCTGGACTGCGATATCCAGGAATGCAGTTCCGGACACGCCGCCCTCGAACTGATTCGCCAGCACCCGTTTCAATGTGCAATCCTCGACTACCAACTATCCGATACGCTTGGCTCCGAACTTATTGAGGCGATTCAACATTACAACCCCCAGCCTGTACCCATTATTATGGTCAGCGGATATAGCGATGAATGTCTGATTGCCAACCTGATGCGCGAAGGCATTTTCGATTATTTACCCAAGCGCAACCTGCATGCTGCCCAGCTACAACGCGCGATGGAGTGCGGCCTGGCCTGGGCAGAGGAAGAACACCATGCCAGTGAGCAGCGCCAACGTTTTATTGAATTGACCGAGGGACTGCCGCACTTAATCTGGACCTGCCTGCCCGATGGGCGCTGTGATTTCCTCAACCAGCGCTGGTGCGAATATACCGGGCAATCACAAGAGCAACAGCTGGGCTATGGCTGGTTGGAACAGGTTCATCCCGAAGATCGCGCTCCCCTGCTGAAAGCCTGGGCCGATTGCGTCAACAGTGGCACGCCCTTATCCATTAAATTTCGTATAGGCCGTTACGATGGCGAATATCGCTGGTTTGATACACGGGCTACCCCCCTGCTGGACGATAAGGGAAACCTCATACGTTGGTTGGGCAGCAACACTGACATTAATGATGTGGAAACCATGCGTCTGGCGTTAGCCAATAGCGAAAGGCGTTTCCATGCCGCGTTTGATTATGCCCCGCTCGGCATGGCACTGGTCAGCCTCGATGGCCAGATTCTCCAATCCAATGCAGCCTTCAACCAATTGGTGATGGCAACTGCACAATCCGGCGATCACGCGTCCTGGACGATGGAATCGTTCAGCCATCGCAAGGATGAACTCCACGAACAGGAATATCTTCGAGCTTTACAACAGGATGAAAGGCCTGTCGCCCATTTTGAAAAGCGCCTGTTTAACCACCAGGGCCAAGCCATAGACACCCAGGTAAGCGTGGCGCTGATCAATACCGATCACCAACAACCCTGTTACCTCTACCAGTTTCAGGATATTTCCGAGCGCAAACGCTACGAAGAGGAACTGCTTAAACTGGCCCATTACGATACCCTGACCGGTTTGGGCAACCGCCGCAAGTTGCTCAGCGAAATGGAATTTCTCATCCAAAAATCCCACCGGGCATCTGCGCCCTTCGCCTTGCTGTTTGGCGATCTGGATCACTTTAAACACATCAATGATAACCTCGGCCACGAAGCCGGCGACCTGCTCCTGCGCCGTATTGCACGGCGATTGCAAAAAGGGTTGCGCCGCGGCGACAACGTCTATCGCCTGGGGGGCGACGAATTTGTGGTATTGCTGCAAGACGTCAACAGATTTGAGGCGGTCATCACCGTTGCAGAAAAACTAATCCAACTGATTAAGCGCCCGATTCGCCTGAACAACCATGCTGTACATGCAGGGATGAGCTTTGGCATCGCCCTCTATCCAACCGATGGCGACACCCCGCAAACACTATTGCGCAATGCTGACAGCGCACTTTATGAGGCCAAAACCAAAGGCCGTGGCAGCCACCAGCTCTATCGCAAGGAATTAACAGATTACGTACACAATCGCCTGATGCTGGATGCCGATATTCGCAAGGCTATCCACAACCAGGAATTCGAACTCTATTACCAGCCGGTAGTCAACCTCAATAACCATCATGTGGAATACCTGGAAGCGCTGATTCGCTGGCACCACCCGGTGCGCGGACTTGTCAGCCCGGGTGATTTTATTCCCTACGCCCAGGAAAACGGTTTGATCAATCGCATTGGTGAATGGGTAATCAATGATGTCTGTCGGCAAGCAGAGGATTGGCACACCAAAGGCATTACACTGCCGATTGCCATCAATATTTCCGCACGCCAGTTTAACCAACACAACCTCGGCCAATTAATCCAACACGCACTGGCTGAACACCACCTGCAAGGCCAGCAATTAATCCTGGAAATCACCGAACAATTATTTATGGAGAATGCACAGGATAATATTCGCCAGATCGAAGAACTCAAAGCCATGGGATTGCGTATTTCACTGGATGATTTTGGTGTGGGTTATTCATCGCTCAGTTATGTGATGCGTTTTGCTCCCCACTACCTGAAAATCGACCGCGCCTTGATCGAACAGATTGACCAGGCAAAAGTGCCGCAGGATACCAGCGAGTACAAGCAGCAACAGCGTATGCTGCAAGCCATTATCGACCTGCAGAAAATTATCCCCATGACGATTATAGCCGAGGGGTTGGAAACCGAAGCCCAGCAACATTTCCTGATCGAGTGCGGCTGCGGTATGGCACAAGGATATTTGTACTCGCACCCACTACCCGCCCGGGATGTTCCCGGCCTGTTACAACAACTGGATAAGCAAACTATTCAGTAA